A genomic stretch from Sulfurimonas sediminis includes:
- a CDS encoding MotA/TolQ/ExbB proton channel family protein, which translates to MKILLTLFLLLSTLLSADELRDAYEKEFTFLKAQKTELEKRLRQEKLFQTKEVATTKQKVQNLQNRYVKLSQEEKNLENQMQKLSVKLDDKRSNKEIIASVLIQAKSLLDEYNIEVNDKKDADILKVTRKAFVDGAHLYKQLSSLEKENGKFYLTDGTKTDGTIIKIGNIAAYGVTDKAKGALAPAGNGEYKIWNQDASADALAFAKGTPRKDIKIFIYENLDKDVEYKKEKTLEDTIKGGGTIGYIILILGALGLLLILIRTVLLIRAGSNVKEITNTVVEKLRNNKPQEALEAIKGYKGSTARVIKATLRNIDKDRDHIEDIVTENILNESSHIDRFGNFVLVLAAVAPLLGLLGTVTGMIATFDIITEFGTGDPKLLSGGISEALVTTMLGLIVAIPLLLLGNLLSGWAQNIKDSMEQAALHIVNEYEVHKEK; encoded by the coding sequence ATGAAAATTTTACTTACATTGTTTTTACTGTTATCAACACTATTGAGTGCAGATGAATTAAGAGATGCTTACGAAAAAGAGTTTACTTTTTTAAAAGCACAAAAAACAGAACTTGAAAAAAGACTGCGCCAAGAGAAATTGTTTCAAACAAAAGAGGTAGCCACAACAAAGCAAAAAGTACAGAACTTGCAAAACAGATATGTGAAGCTTTCTCAGGAAGAGAAAAACCTAGAAAATCAAATGCAAAAACTTTCTGTCAAACTTGATGATAAAAGATCAAATAAAGAGATTATTGCAAGTGTACTCATTCAAGCGAAATCACTCCTTGACGAGTATAATATAGAAGTAAACGACAAAAAAGATGCAGATATTCTAAAAGTCACGAGAAAGGCTTTTGTAGACGGAGCACATCTTTATAAGCAACTCTCTTCTTTAGAAAAAGAGAATGGAAAATTCTATCTTACAGATGGTACAAAAACAGATGGAACTATCATTAAAATTGGAAATATCGCAGCATATGGAGTTACTGACAAAGCAAAGGGTGCCTTGGCCCCGGCAGGCAACGGTGAGTATAAAATTTGGAACCAGGATGCCAGTGCCGATGCTTTGGCTTTTGCAAAAGGCACTCCAAGAAAAGATATTAAAATATTTATTTATGAAAATCTTGATAAAGATGTAGAGTACAAGAAAGAAAAGACCTTGGAAGATACTATTAAGGGCGGTGGTACGATTGGATATATCATCTTAATTCTGGGTGCTTTAGGTTTACTGCTTATACTCATCAGAACCGTACTTTTGATACGTGCGGGTTCCAATGTAAAAGAAATTACAAATACAGTCGTAGAAAAGCTTCGAAATAACAAGCCGCAAGAAGCACTCGAAGCGATTAAAGGCTATAAAGGTTCAACGGCCCGTGTCATTAAAGCAACACTCCGAAACATAGACAAAGACAGAGACCACATAGAAGACATTGTGACAGAAAATATTTTAAACGAATCAAGCCATATTGACAGATTTGGTAACTTTGTACTGGTTTTGGCTGCTGTGGCACCGCTTCTGGGACTGCTTGGAACAGTGACCGGTATGATAGCTACCTTTGACATCATTACAGAATTTGGTACGGGAGATCCAAAATTACTCTCAGGGGGTATTTCAGAGGCACTTGTTACAACAATGTTAGGTTTGATAGTAGCCATTCCGTTACTGCTTTTAGGAAATTTACTCAGTGGTTGGGCACAGAATATCAAAGATTCTATGGAACAGGCTGCCCTGCATATCGTGAATGAATATGAGGTTCATAAAGAAAAATGA
- a CDS encoding DUF3450 family protein has protein sequence MIFYHKKIIYSIALSATLLSVPLSAATPNEELATSIIKLRGDVERIYSNIKENKQRYNSEMKSLSMQIIDLQAQINRKATAIKLTENDLEKIKQKIKKTSDGNKDLKPLVLDALALLEKSIREGIPFMVQERVNALHKIKTDMNEGLITNEKALALTWASYDDTIRITKEIGLFKQQIDFKGKQVLAKIAKLGSVALFFSTPSNEVGYVVKEDNNYIYRHITDPKDIEKIVALFDALQKQIKTGFFELPNALVLQGSN, from the coding sequence ATGATCTTTTATCATAAGAAGATAATCTATTCAATTGCTTTATCAGCAACTTTATTATCTGTACCACTATCTGCTGCTACGCCCAATGAAGAGCTTGCAACATCAATTATTAAATTGCGAGGGGATGTTGAAAGAATTTATTCCAACATCAAAGAAAACAAACAGAGATACAACTCTGAGATGAAATCTCTGTCAATGCAGATTATTGATCTGCAGGCGCAAATTAATAGAAAAGCAACTGCGATTAAACTGACAGAAAATGATCTTGAAAAGATAAAACAGAAAATCAAAAAGACTTCTGACGGGAACAAAGATCTCAAACCCTTAGTTCTCGATGCACTTGCCTTATTGGAAAAATCCATACGAGAGGGAATTCCCTTTATGGTACAGGAAAGAGTGAATGCACTGCACAAGATTAAAACGGATATGAATGAGGGCCTTATAACAAACGAAAAGGCTCTTGCACTTACATGGGCAAGCTATGACGATACTATCAGGATTACAAAAGAGATAGGACTCTTTAAACAGCAGATTGACTTTAAAGGAAAACAGGTTTTGGCAAAAATAGCAAAACTCGGTTCTGTCGCTCTGTTCTTTTCTACGCCGAGCAATGAAGTTGGCTATGTTGTGAAAGAAGATAATAATTATATCTACAGACATATAACTGACCCTAAAGATATAGAAAAAATAGTTGCACTGTTTGATGCGCTCCAAAAACAGATAAAAACCGGTTTCTTTGAATTACCGAATGCTTTAGTTTTACAAGGGAGCAACTAA
- a CDS encoding c-type cytochrome, giving the protein MRFIFLFVILLTKIYADSDAYNRGEMLFFANACSSCHGPSAEGSSTYPRLANKKSSYLKKKLIDFREGKASSVSQQMMAQFAKKLSDQDIDDLSFFLSNHKEVPVEDVQDDILGGFGS; this is encoded by the coding sequence ATGAGGTTTATTTTTTTATTTGTTATCCTGCTAACGAAAATATATGCAGATTCAGATGCTTACAATCGTGGTGAAATGCTTTTCTTTGCCAATGCCTGTTCAAGTTGTCATGGACCCTCTGCCGAAGGAAGCAGTACCTATCCGAGACTTGCAAACAAAAAAAGCAGCTACCTGAAAAAGAAACTAATTGATTTTCGCGAAGGAAAGGCCAGCAGTGTTTCACAGCAAATGATGGCTCAGTTTGCGAAAAAACTGAGTGATCAGGATATTGACGATTTGTCCTTTTTTCTTTCCAATCACAAAGAAGTCCCTGTTGAAGATGTACAGGACGATATACTGGGCGGGTTTGGTTCATAA
- a CDS encoding VWA domain-containing protein encodes MNNFTFEYPYVFILLLLVICIYKCPLTLKKIIFPHIHLFSKKTSFINKEKLLYSLILSSMIFALASPIIYDQKSSSKRKGRDLVFALDTSGSMAQSGFDPDNSQKRKFDALKELLASFISKRYNDNVGVAIFGSYAYPAIPLSYDMKSVAFLLDFFDVGIAGESTAIGEGLATALKILKKGKAKEKVIILVTDGYQNSGAVSVKEAVQRAKKQHVKIYTIGIGDTSSFDANLLKLIAKNTSAKMFAAKDVKMLQEVYQEIDKLEPSAIRSKHYLHKQNLFIYPLTLALLLLLYLIAKQKKEVL; translated from the coding sequence TTGAATAATTTTACCTTTGAATATCCTTATGTTTTCATCCTTTTACTTTTGGTAATCTGCATATACAAATGTCCGCTTACGCTCAAAAAAATTATTTTCCCGCACATACATCTCTTTTCAAAAAAAACCTCTTTCATCAACAAGGAAAAACTGCTCTATTCTCTGATTCTCTCTTCTATGATTTTTGCACTTGCCTCACCGATTATATATGACCAAAAAAGTTCTTCAAAGCGAAAAGGAAGAGATTTGGTTTTTGCTCTTGATACCAGCGGTTCCATGGCACAAAGCGGTTTTGATCCGGACAATTCGCAAAAAAGAAAATTTGATGCACTCAAAGAGCTCTTAGCGTCATTTATATCCAAACGTTACAATGACAATGTCGGTGTAGCAATATTTGGAAGCTATGCCTACCCTGCCATTCCTTTGAGCTATGACATGAAGAGTGTTGCATTTTTACTGGATTTTTTTGATGTGGGCATTGCAGGAGAAAGCACCGCTATTGGAGAAGGACTGGCGACAGCTCTTAAAATACTCAAAAAAGGCAAAGCAAAAGAAAAAGTGATTATTCTAGTGACAGACGGCTATCAGAACAGTGGTGCTGTTTCTGTAAAAGAAGCAGTACAAAGAGCAAAAAAACAACATGTGAAAATTTATACCATAGGGATAGGAGACACCTCTTCTTTTGATGCCAATCTTCTCAAACTCATAGCAAAAAATACAAGTGCAAAAATGTTTGCGGCTAAAGATGTCAAGATGCTGCAAGAGGTTTATCAGGAAATTGACAAACTCGAACCAAGTGCCATTCGGTCAAAACATTATCTTCATAAACAAAACCTCTTTATCTATCCGCTTACTTTGGCATTGCTCCTGCTGCTGTATCTCATTGCAAAACAGAAAAAGGAAGTTTTATGA
- a CDS encoding vWA domain-containing protein, with product MTLLYPWVLSFVIPLYFYYKNDIKETQQKTKRQKNLLYLSLLFMLFALSRPVIINKPIEQKFDAQDYIIALDASFSMQADDLKPTRYEVAKKNIASLLRQLNQDRFSIFAFTSNAMLISPPTTDSTISMMALNSLEPKYILTKGTSLLSLFQSIAKTSYKQKNLIIFTDGGEDKDLASLVDICKKNTIIPYIVATGSTKGTTLKKNNKAILDNNENLVISKTNPLLKPLAQECGGKYYTLNSTDTDITQAIINDLQKQDTAVQSKTKVLSYQELFVFPLSMAILSFFLSVTKLHQLFVFLPLLFIPYPVHAASLFDFYHYKKAKEAYQQKNYTAAAQEFLKLSPSVESYYNSAVAYCKAKNYKKAVALFSQIHSPNPKLKQNIFYNLGNCAVALKKYSRAKQYYQKSLALGFDKDTFDNLMLLYKLGLQDEKKLAQMLPKNSKQQKEQPKQKQTQKKNTNQSSASNSQQKASQKSSGSGKNSKKKRENQNLLHVKKKNKSKYKLGYRAYELINKGYTNEKHPW from the coding sequence ATGACACTTTTGTATCCCTGGGTTCTTTCTTTTGTGATTCCACTCTATTTTTACTATAAGAATGATATAAAAGAAACACAGCAAAAGACAAAACGGCAAAAGAACCTGCTCTACCTTTCTCTGTTATTTATGCTCTTCGCACTCAGCCGACCGGTCATTATAAACAAACCGATCGAGCAAAAATTTGATGCACAGGATTATATAATAGCCCTTGATGCATCTTTTTCAATGCAGGCGGATGATCTGAAGCCAACACGTTATGAAGTGGCAAAAAAAAATATTGCCTCTTTGCTTAGACAACTGAATCAGGATCGGTTCAGTATTTTTGCCTTCACCTCCAATGCCATGCTCATATCACCGCCGACAACAGACAGTACCATCAGTATGATGGCCCTCAATTCTTTGGAGCCAAAATATATATTAACCAAAGGAACCTCCCTGCTCTCTTTGTTTCAAAGTATTGCCAAGACCTCCTATAAACAAAAAAATCTCATTATTTTCACTGACGGGGGCGAGGACAAAGATCTTGCCAGCCTCGTTGATATATGTAAAAAAAACACCATCATTCCCTATATCGTTGCAACAGGTTCAACAAAAGGGACCACACTGAAAAAGAACAACAAAGCTATTTTGGACAATAACGAGAACCTGGTCATCTCAAAGACAAACCCTCTTTTAAAACCATTGGCACAGGAGTGCGGGGGAAAATATTATACATTAAACAGTACAGATACAGATATTACACAAGCAATCATAAATGATCTTCAAAAACAGGACACTGCCGTACAATCAAAAACAAAAGTACTCAGCTATCAAGAACTTTTTGTTTTTCCTCTTTCTATGGCAATATTGAGTTTTTTTCTTTCTGTGACAAAACTACACCAACTTTTTGTTTTTCTGCCTCTGCTCTTCATACCTTATCCGGTTCATGCTGCATCACTGTTTGATTTTTATCATTACAAGAAAGCAAAAGAGGCATATCAACAAAAGAACTATACAGCAGCTGCACAGGAGTTTCTCAAACTCTCTCCCTCCGTAGAGAGCTACTACAACAGTGCGGTCGCGTATTGCAAAGCAAAAAACTACAAAAAAGCTGTTGCCCTTTTTTCACAGATTCACTCTCCTAATCCAAAGCTCAAACAAAACATTTTTTACAATCTCGGAAACTGTGCAGTTGCCTTAAAAAAATACAGCAGAGCTAAGCAATATTATCAAAAATCATTGGCGCTTGGATTCGACAAAGATACTTTTGACAATCTTATGCTTTTATACAAACTAGGCCTGCAGGATGAAAAAAAACTCGCACAGATGCTTCCAAAAAACAGCAAACAGCAAAAAGAGCAGCCAAAACAGAAACAGACACAGAAAAAAAATACAAATCAAAGCAGTGCATCAAATTCTCAGCAAAAAGCTTCTCAAAAAAGCAGTGGCAGTGGAAAAAACAGCAAAAAGAAAAGGGAGAACCAAAATCTTCTCCATGTAAAGAAGAAAAACAAATCAAAATACAAGCTGGGATACAGAGCTTATGAACTAATAAACAAAGGATATACAAATGAAAAACACCCTTGGTAA
- a CDS encoding BatD family protein codes for MKNTLGKIFLLFILFAVSLFGAGQLATYKLTTNKKSVHIKEPLLITFEAEQKNHTDHMFFSFNVQKSPDYEVKLLQKSIQDKGYHNTKTTFKFVLFPLKAKTLHINFDFIIRTASDKAVKQSYVDDHDDSIAISTYDTKIALKPLTLKVEKFKKHVDLVGDFKISSAIDTNEIEQYGIVNLHYILSGTGYKETALNILKTQIENVSIFSKRKDKLSRLTENGYIINTEYIYALSAADDFTIPSFALEVYSPRKNSYYTLHTKAYKVKVKKIDPALLLDKTNAPKKETWINFTQIKTFFIYILLFLSGFLTAKFTQKNFFSKKQKEEFEDIKEAKTAKELLLLLIMQYPGKGMDEYIANLEENIHQKHPLNLSKIKKEILKKLR; via the coding sequence ATGAAAAACACCCTTGGTAAGATATTTTTGCTTTTTATACTTTTTGCCGTCTCACTTTTTGGTGCAGGCCAGTTGGCAACCTACAAACTTACAACCAATAAAAAAAGTGTCCATATCAAAGAACCTCTCCTCATTACCTTTGAGGCGGAGCAAAAAAACCACACTGATCATATGTTCTTTTCCTTTAATGTGCAAAAAAGCCCTGACTATGAAGTAAAACTTTTACAAAAAAGTATACAGGACAAAGGCTACCACAACACGAAGACAACCTTTAAGTTTGTTCTTTTTCCCCTCAAGGCAAAAACACTTCATATAAATTTTGATTTTATTATTCGTACCGCCAGTGACAAAGCTGTCAAGCAAAGTTACGTGGATGATCATGATGACAGTATAGCCATCAGCACCTATGATACAAAAATAGCACTCAAACCTTTAACACTCAAGGTGGAAAAATTTAAAAAACATGTTGACCTGGTAGGAGACTTTAAAATCAGCTCTGCAATTGACACCAATGAAATTGAGCAGTACGGGATTGTCAATCTGCATTATATACTCTCCGGTACCGGTTACAAAGAAACAGCGTTGAATATCCTCAAAACACAGATTGAAAATGTAAGCATATTTTCAAAAAGAAAAGACAAACTTTCCAGGCTTACGGAAAATGGGTATATTATCAATACAGAGTATATATATGCCCTCAGCGCAGCAGATGATTTTACAATCCCCTCTTTTGCGTTAGAAGTTTATTCCCCTCGCAAAAACAGCTATTACACCCTCCACACAAAAGCATATAAAGTCAAAGTAAAAAAAATCGATCCTGCACTCTTGTTAGACAAAACAAATGCACCAAAAAAAGAAACCTGGATAAATTTTACGCAGATTAAAACTTTTTTCATATACATACTGCTCTTTTTAAGCGGATTTCTTACTGCAAAGTTCACTCAAAAAAACTTTTTTTCAAAAAAACAAAAGGAAGAATTTGAAGATATTAAAGAAGCTAAAACAGCCAAAGAACTGCTGTTGCTTTTAATTATGCAGTATCCGGGCAAGGGAATGGATGAATATATTGCGAATCTTGAAGAAAATATTCATCAGAAGCATCCCCTTAATCTCAGCAAAATAAAAAAAGAGATACTCAAAAAACTTAGGTAA